The Tolypothrix sp. NIES-4075 genome segment NNNNNNNNNNNNNNNNNNNNNNNNNNNNNNNNNNNNNNAAGGTACGAACGTAAGCAATATGAGGAGTTTCTGCCATGAGAGATGAATATGATTTTTCTGAGTCTGTTCGTAATCCCTATGTGAAAAATCTGAAAAAGCAGATTACAATCCGCTTAGAAGAAGATGTGATTGAATACTTTAAGTCTCTTGCAGAAGAAACAGGCATTCCCTATCAAACTTTAATTAATCTCTACTTACAGGATTGTGCCAAATCTAAGCGTAAACTTTCTCTCGACTGGGCATAATGTCTAAATAGTTTGGTGAAGTTGATCGCGCATCATGGATGTGCAGATGGAAGCGTTAGCGCAGTCCGCCGTAAGCATCGCACTTTCTCGTAAATTAGTTTTATTAACGCGTAATCATCGGGATTTCAGCAAAGTACCAGCATTGTTAATTGACGATTGGACGGTTTAATGCGATCGCATCCCCCATCCCATGTTCGCCTAGCTTGTTGTCGAGTCAAGGCGATCGCTAAAACGGTCTACTTCGTGTGCATCTGACACATAATCTCTAAATATGCAATGGTGTGTTGTCGAGTTGGGGCAATTTGACATTCAGGACTAAGTTAGACAAAAATGTAAAGATACTTTATCAGGTGTGAAATTTTATATGCAGGCTGGATATATATACGCACTCACAAATAAGTCTTTTGGTGATTATGTCATTAAAATCGGCATGACGAGACGAAAGCCATATACCCGTGCGAAAGAAATTTATGTTGGTGCGTCAGGAGTTCCTGAGCCGTTCGATGTTGCTTTTGCTTGCCAAGTTTCTGATTGTGCGGAGGCTGAGAGGAAAATCCATGAAAGATTGAAGACATATAGAAGTAATAAGAAAAGGGAGTTCTTTACTATTCCAATCGAAGTTGCAAGGAAGATTATTCTCAAAGTTTGTCAAGAAGTAAATAAACTGTTTGGTTCCTCTGTTGAAAATCTGATAGTTATCGACAGTGGGATAATTTATGCTCCAGATTTATCTTTAGAAGATATCTGTACTAATGATTCATCTGAATGCTTTTGGATTAGTATAAATAAGTTGATGTTTTCTGCTCTACCAGGGAGAAGCTCATTGAGTAATGAGTCAAAAGAAAGAATAGAGGTTCTTTCAGATATATTTAGAAATACTTTTCCAGACCGGACTCTCGAAGATTGGGTAATTGATTTTTCACGGGATTCTAATCCACAGTCAGAAATTGTTGTTTGGGAGAATATTGCTAAAGCTTTCCTTAAAGTTGATCAGGTTAAATATGTTAGTAAAGAGCAAAAAAAAGAAGCTTTGTTTTTATTGTTGATGCGGTCGATGATGTCCGCAAGCAAAGTTCTTGAAAAGGTTAAACTAAAAACATTGTGTAAAAAAGTGGCAAAAGAAATTTTGCGCGGGTATGAAGCCAATCCAAAACCAATTTCAGTTGTACAGGATAATATACAATTTCGATAGGTAAAATTTGGATAATATTCACAATTAAGTGGGTTTAGGTTTGATATAGCATGAGTTAATTGCTACTATTTTTAGCTACGGTATTCACCGTCACATAATTGCATTTCACAAAATTCATATTGCTATAAATTTAATCTAAAAAATCGTAATTTAAAATAGTCTTTCATTTTACAGCTTTTCTTTGAGCAAAGTGCATTTTAAATCTAAAAACCATACCCCATAAGAGTTATACTGTCTGAAGCATCAAAACAGATTGTTCCTACATAAACCTGCAACTCATATTTAGTCTAGAAATAGACTCTTTTTTTCTCCCGTCGCTAAAAAACCTTGCATTATATGATGTTGAGGAGCGATCGCCAAGCTCGGAGTAATCCCAAGAGTGCATTTGACGGAAAGGAAGACCCATCTTTTGGAAAACGTACTTCTCTTTCACACCAGAAGCGATGAGGTCGGGTTTGAGTGCTTTCACAAACTCTTCAAACTCGTATGCGGTAACGTCGTCATAAACGATGGTGCCGTTTTCGATGTAGTGAGTAGTACGCTTGTAATCGTCATTATGAGCAAACTCATAACCTGTACCAATCATCTTCATTCCCAAATCTTGGAATGCGGGTACAACGTGACGGGGACGCAGACCACCAACCATCATTGCGACAGTCTTACCTTCCAAACGTGGACGATACTTGGCAAGAATCGCATCCATTGTAGGCTGATACTTAGCAATTACCTTCTCAGCGTTTGCTTGGATTGTCTCGTCAAATTTAGAAGCGATTTCCCGTAAGGATTCAGCAATCTTGGTAGGACCAAAGAAGTTGTATTCCAACCAGGGAATACCGTAAGCTTCTTCCATGTGACGGCTGATGTAGTTCATCGAACGGTAGCAGTGAATCAAGTTCATCTTCACGTTCGGTGTCATCATCATTTCATTGATGGTGCCATCACCCGACCACTGAGCGACTACGCGCAAGCCGATTTCTTCTAAGAGGATGCGGCTAGCCCAAGCATCACCACCGATGTTATAGTCACCAATAATGGCTACATCGTAGGGAGTACCCTCAAACTGCTGTTTGCCTTCTTTCTTCTCTTTGTCGGATCTGGTGAATACCCAGTCACGAACCATGTCATTAGCGATGTGGTGTCCTAAGGACTGAGAAACACCCCGGAAGCCTTCGCAACGCACGGGAACTACAGGCTTGTCAATCTCTTTTGATGTTTTCCGAGCTACTGCTTCGATGTCATCCCCAATTAGACCGATGGGACATTCAGATTGAATGGAAACACCACGGTTGAGGGGGAAGAGTTCGTCAAGTTCTTGGATTAGCTTGACGAGTTTTTTGTCACCACCGAAAACGATATCTCTTTCTTGGAAGTCGGAGGTAAAGTGCATCGTACCAAAGGTGTCAACACCAGTGGTACCGATGTAGTAGTTACGACGACCAGACCAAGACCAGTAACCACAACCTACAGGACCGTGGCTGATGTGGATCATGTCTTTGATTGGACCCCAAACCACACCCTTAGAACCTGCATAAGCACAACCACGAGCGGTCATTACACCAGGAAGAGATTTGATGTTAGACTTAACGCCGCAGTCAGCTTTGCCTTCTTCAAATACGTTTAAGTGCTTTTCCCGTTTTTTCTTGGCTTTTTCGGGGTAAGCTTCTAGAACTTCTTTAACTAGCTGTTTTCTTTCTTCGACGATGTTGTTGTTTTCTGGAGGTGTCATATTGTGCCTCAGTAGCTCTTTAGGATCTATTAATAGGGGACGATTAGTCCCCTCTGGGGTTGGGGGAAATCAAGGGAGAAGGGAAAAGGTCAGAGATGAGATTCTTTCCTTTTTCCTTTTGTTGGGGAATTATGCAGTAGCTTTAGCAGCGTTTTCTGCGGCAATCAATTTTTCTGCTTCTTCGTCGCTTTCGAGAATACCGAATTCGATCAACAATGCTTCTAGTTCATCCATTTCAATTGGTGTAGGAATGGTGCTATTCTTAATCACAACAGGATGATTTATTTTCAGCTTATGAAAGTCTTGGGATATGGTAGAGTTAGCAGTGAAGAGCAAGCTATTGATAACCGCGCATTAGAAAAACAGTTGATGCGTTTACGCGCTGCTGGGGCAAACAAGATTTTTTACGACGTTGGCAAGCGTACCAATGACAAGCGCAAAGGAATAAATCAGTTAATAAAATACATTGAATCCAGTAACTCAGGACAAATACAGACATTAATATTTACTCGGCTCGATCGCATATCTGCTTCTATTGTGCTATTTTATCAGCTAGTCGAAGTTTGCAAGGCAAAGAAAATTAAGCTTGAAGCTTTGGATGATGCGATTGATTTAGATTCAGTGGGAGGAGAGTTTTCAGCAGATGTGCGGGTTTTAATTGCCAAGCACGAAGTAAAAATGTTATCGCTGCGAGTGCGTAAAGATTTGGAGACAAGGAAGAAGAACAAAAAACCCAGCTACAGACCGCCATTTGGCTTTAAAGTTGGTGGTGACAATTACGACCATTACGAATTTGATACAACTCCTCTAGTTTGTTTGTTGGATGATTTGAGGGAATTAACTGCGGTTGACGTAGCAAAGATGAGGGTTGAGGCGTTTTTTGAGTGTGGCTCTATTCGTTCGGCTACCAAAAAAATGAATAATTTGTTTGGGGTGTGGAGAATTCAACCGAGAAATGCTCAACCAGACCGAGTAAACATAGTTAACGAAGAGGACGATATCAATAGTAGGTTATGGTCAAGGACTGGTAGTGCCACAGCAGGTGGATTATTTTTGAGTAGTTCTGGCTTGTCAGCTTGGTTAACAAATCCGGTAATTGCTGGGGGTACGGTGATTGACAAGACCGCACCGGGTAAAAAGTACAGTAAACCGCGTCATGAGCTAAATATTCATTGGGGAACCCATGAAGGAATAATTAGTATTGAGCAACGTGACAAGATACTAAGTATTTTGGCTAAAAATAAACACAATCGCTGGGCAACCCATGACACGGAAGAGAGCAAGATATTTTCTGGACTAGTTTATTGCGCTCATTGCGGTTCAAAAATGACCATTAATGGGACTCAATATTTAAAAAAATCTCAAAAGAATATCAGTTATTTCCAGTGTTTGTACTACCGTAATAATGGTACTTGTGCTAACAAAACCATGATTTCCAGCGTCGAACTGGAAAAGCAGGTTATCAAGATGCTTACTACAGAAGCAGAACGCCTAAGCATAATTGGTATTGGTGTCGTTAAACTGGAAGAACCATTAGAGTTAATTACTCTTAAGCAACAACTAGCCCAACTGGAGCGGATACCGGGCAAAAATATCAGTATTGAGAAAGCGATCGCCCAAATCAAAGAAGACATCTTGCTGAAAATAGCCAGCTTGGCTAACATTCAAACTGAATGGACAATTTCACGCGATCGCATTATTAAAGCATTTGCAAAGAATGAGTTTTGGGATTCGATTGACTCATACACCGATAAGAAACGATTACTTTCGGAGTGCGTGCGAGAAATTAAGGTAGATGGTATGAAGGTATCAAATATCAAGTATCGGCATCAGACTTAACCAAATATTCCGATTGCGCGGCTGTTTTTTTAGCTGCCTGCTTCTTCTCAAAGGCAATTACCAGACGTGCCACGAGTTCGGGAATTGTTTCTTGATGTGGGGGTTTCTGTTCGGAGTCCATAAATTGACTTGTTCGCCATTATTAAGATTATTAGTTTGGCGATAAATTTCTGTTCGCAGTGATAATTTTAAGATTGTTTAATTTGTATAAATTTATCAAACTAAGTTTATGAATCGGCGCGATATTAGTAATAAAGCTTTGCTAAAAATAAATTGGTGTAATCATTTTTAAATTTAGATGAAAATCCTATACATTGTTCGGTATTTTTCACCAAAACTAGGGTTGCAGGTTTCGGGTGTGGGGGAGGAAGAAAAAATTGTATTTTTGTACTCCAGGACCCGTAGCCATATGGGTACAAGCCCCCAGCAAATCTACGATTTTGGTGGTCTTTAATTATTGGTGGGTACAAGCTCCCACTAATTTTCACTACACCCCACACCCTTCTTCTTGACCGCTTTAACCTTCGATAATACGCTTTGATTACTTAATCGGCATCAGCCGTAAGCAGATTCCAAGACTTTATCCATTGTAGCTTTGAGATAATAAAGCCAACTGAAATATACTTCGGCATCTGTAGCATCACCGTCTAGATTCCCATCAATATCTATCCGGACAAATTTTGTATCGGTAGGTAGGTGCGGCTCAAGCTCAGAGGCAACTTATGTCGGTAATATTAGTTTCATGATAATTGTTAATAGCCCGACGCGAAACAATCTTCTTGCATTAGTAACCTACATTTTTGTCCACAATATTGCGTAGCTTTTCTCCTCTTTGATAACTTGTTAAATTGTCGAGGAATAACTTCACAATCCGGCTGCGAAGTTGTGGTGTAAGTGCTGAACAATGAGGTGTTATAAATGCATTAGGCAAAGACCAAAAGGGACTTTCTGTCGGTAGTGGTTCCATTTCAAATGTGTCTAACCCAGCACCAGCAATCCAACCCTGACGCAGAGCATTCAGCAAGGCATTTTCATCTACAATTGCACCACGAGCAATATTAATGAGATAGGCACTCTTCCGCATTAACCGTAATATCTCGGCATTAATTAAGCCTTTTGTTTCTGGTGTTAAAGGTGTGGCGATTACTAAATAGTCTACCTCGGTCAGAAGTGCTTTCCATTCATTCGCACCAACTATTTTGTCAAAATTTGGTAATGGTTCAGGATGTCGGCGACTACCCCAAATTCGCATTCCGAAGGCTTTGGCACGGAGAGCAATTTCTTGACCAATATTTCCTGTTCCAATAATAAGTAAAGTTTTATTATACAATTCTTGCAATTCTAACCACTTTAACCATTGACGATTAGCCTGCAAATCTTCCAATTGACGAACATTTTTGGCATGATAAAGCATGAAGTTCAATACAAATTCCGCTATCGGAATAGCATGAACTCCTGAGCCATTGGTAAGAATTATATCGTGTGACACAAATGTAGGAGTGAGGATATGATTCACACCGGCACTAGGTGTATGTTGCCAACGAATTGTCGGTGCTGCTGCTAAAACTTTGTGCAGGGTAGTATTTTTCAACTTGAACCCATTGAGGTAAACTTCTGCTCCACTGGGATCGCCATCAAAATTACCCTCACTATCTACACGTACAAATGTAATCTCTGAGGGTAACAATGGTTCAATATTATCAGCAAGTTCTACAGGTAAAATAATTTTCATAAAAGACAAAGAGTAATCCGATCGCACAATAAATTATAAAAATCCCTTGTCCCCACGACTATTTGGATTGAAGGCTGGTTAGGGTCGATGGCGGGTATTATCCCGCGCATCTCTCTGTTAAATCTGGGCGTGCGACTTTCATCGCACCCAGCTTCCGATATTCTTAGGGTGTTTCCCTTTTGCCCATGTGGGTATAATGGTGACAGGATTCGTGTACAGCTATCAAGTTTTTCACTTTCGAGTTGTTATGATTCCCATCAATGTGGTGTAAGTGTACTCGTTCTTCACTTATACACTTTAAGCCACAGTGACCACATGTATGGTTTTGCCGTTTTAAGGCTTTAGAGGTGTTGCTGTCGTATATCTTACTGTTGCGTTCGCTCCAGTAAGCCATATCTCCGTCGAAGGGTGATTTATTTCCTTTGACGTTGACGTGTTTGTTTTCAGAGTAGGGAACCGCAGGGAACGCCTTGTCTAGTAATTTCTTGCTAGTGTGGCGGTTTTGTTTTGATTCCTTATTAAATACCTTATATGCTCTGCTTTCGGTGTGGTATAACGAGAATCGCGAACCGTCCATTTTGCAGAACTTATGGTAATTTCTCCATCCCCTAACTATTGGTGCTAACTTTTCAGCTTTCACCTTAGCGCCATAATTCGAGCAGTTAACAATAGCTTTTACCTTCTGACGGAATTTTTTAAAGTTATCCACTGAGGGAATACTTCTAAATTTTCCGTTGCTATGTACTTTGAAGTGCCAGCCAAGGAAGTCAAAACCATCTGTCGCAGCGGTAACGAATGTTTTCTTCGCACTTACCTTCATTCCTCTTTTGGCTAGAAATTCGCTAATATTTTCAAGTATCTTACTTGCGTCGTCTTTGGGTTTTAAGATTATTATCATATCGTCGGCATACCGTACTGACTGATGAATATTCTCAATTCCGTTCAGGGCGATGTTAGCTAATAATGGACTTACTACACCACCTTGAGGTGTTCCTTGGGAAGGAAATTCGGGATTTACTCCGGCTTTTAAACATCGGAATATTCCTGATTTAATGCCGTTTGGGGCGATAAGGCTATCCATTATTGTGGTGTGGCTTATCCTANNNNNNNNNNNNNNNNNNNNNNNNNCGATGTCGAGTTCTATAACTCGCTTATTGATTCCATTACAACTAGAGCGTAGGTTATGGAATAGGACTTTTTGGGCATCGTGTGCCGAGCGTCCCGGTCTAAATCCGTAGCTTTTTTCGTGGAATAGTGCCTCATGCGCTGGTTCTAATGCATATTTTGCGAGGCATTGCCACGCTCTATCTGCAATAGTTGGGATTAAAAGCATTCTGGTACTACCATCCTTTTTAGGGATGGGAATACTCCGTAACTTTTGGTGAAACCAATCACTACTAGATGCCTTCAACAGTTCCTCTAGTTCAAAGCGCTCCTTAAAAGTAAGGGACTTTTTGCCGTCGATTCCTGCTGTCTTTTTTCCAGCGTTTAGCTGTGATACTTGCCAAATTGCTAATAATCTAGCCGCAGTGGATTTCAGGATAAGTTTTTGAAGGGACAAAGATTTACGCTTGTTTCCTTCTCGAACTGCTTTGAACACTCTCTTTTGTAGGCGAAATAAATTACGTCGGAATTTCTTCCACGGTAATATCTTCCAAAATTCACTAACCTCGTGGCTGTGCCTAATCATGCTCTAACTCCAAAAGTGCTTTCTGAATACCTTGCAGCAATTACGCCGCATCCTACCCGAATCAAAGGAATTCCGCATCTCGTCAAGCCTACTTTGGGATTCGACCGTCCCAAGACCCTTGATTCGTTTTTATTCGTTCCCTCAGATGATTGATTGTTCCGTTAGGTGGAGCCACTTTGACCATCAGAAACCCTAGATTCTTGCTACTATCAATGGAAAAACGTAGCGGGTTTTTACTCTGATAAAGTCAGGGGTTTTCATGTTATGCCCTGCTTGACAATAGGTCACTTTTCTAGGCTCTGTTTCACCATAGGAACTCCCCGTTAACACCAGTGTCAGCCCATAACAGCCGTCTGATTGTGTCCTGTTCCCAGCTTCACTCTACAAGAATCGAGCTTGTTCGGTGTGGGCAGATAGGGAGTCACGCATGAATCTTGCGGACAGGGCTTTCACCTGTATCTATCTGAGAGTTCAGCTATTTCTAGCTGGATTGGCTATTTACGGACTGATTACCGTGATTCCCCAATCAACGAATCGCACTCCATCCTTGTCTACGGTAAAACCTCCCCCAACCGATGTTATTGCGATAACTACCCAAAAGTCCAGTTTCTTTAAGTGATTTTTCGTCTACTGACTCCAAAGGTTCAACTTGGGGTACTACATACAAAGCATCCACAGGGCAATACAATTCGCACATGAAACAGGTTTGACAGTCACTTTGTCTTTTAATAGTAGGTGATGCATTTGGTACTTTGTCAAAGACGTTTGTCGGGCAGACCTTAACGCAAAGATTACATTCAATGCACCGCGACTCACTTTTTTCGTGAAATGGTATAACTCAATAAGGTTGCCGATCCCGATACCGTTGCCCAAAGAATGTTACAATATGCACACTTGGGAATTGAGACTTTCACCTTTTCTGGCTATCCGCATCTAGAAGAAGCCTACCGCGTCGCCGAATTACTCTTTGGGCATTTACCCTTGGAAAATATACCTGTTGTAAAATTACAGCTGACTAGTCCGTTTGGCGAAATAGTTGCCAATCGGTAATTTCCAAATCAACAAGTCAAAGAAAAAACCGCAGCTACCGTAGATTAACACCAGAAATTATTACTAGGATTTGACAAAATGGC includes the following:
- a CDS encoding BrnA antitoxin family protein, whose amino-acid sequence is MRDEYDFSESVRNPYVKNLKKQITIRLEEDVIEYFKSLAEETGIPYQTLINLYLQDCAKSKRKLSLDWA
- a CDS encoding GIY-YIG nuclease family protein, which encodes MQAGYIYALTNKSFGDYVIKIGMTRRKPYTRAKEIYVGASGVPEPFDVAFACQVSDCAEAERKIHERLKTYRSNKKREFFTIPIEVARKIILKVCQEVNKLFGSSVENLIVIDSGIIYAPDLSLEDICTNDSSECFWISINKLMFSALPGRSSLSNESKERIEVLSDIFRNTFPDRTLEDWVIDFSRDSNPQSEIVVWENIAKAFLKVDQVKYVSKEQKKEALFLLLMRSMMSASKVLEKVKLKTLCKKVAKEILRGYEANPKPISVVQDNIQFR
- the nifD gene encoding nitrogenase molybdenum-iron protein alpha chain, with the translated sequence MTPPENNNIVEERKQLVKEVLEAYPEKAKKKREKHLNVFEEGKADCGVKSNIKSLPGVMTARGCAYAGSKGVVWGPIKDMIHISHGPVGCGYWSWSGRRNYYIGTTGVDTFGTMHFTSDFQERDIVFGGDKKLVKLIQELDELFPLNRGVSIQSECPIGLIGDDIEAVARKTSKEIDKPVVPVRCEGFRGVSQSLGHHIANDMVRDWVFTRSDKEKKEGKQQFEGTPYDVAIIGDYNIGGDAWASRILLEEIGLRVVAQWSGDGTINEMMMTPNVKMNLIHCYRSMNYISRHMEEAYGIPWLEYNFFGPTKIAESLREIASKFDETIQANAEKVIAKYQPTMDAILAKYRPRLEGKTVAMMVGGLRPRHVVPAFQDLGMKMIGTGYEFAHNDDYKRTTHYIENGTIVYDDVTAYEFEEFVKALKPDLIASGVKEKYVFQKMGLPFRQMHSWDYSELGDRSSTSYNARFFSDGRKKESISRLNMSCRFM
- the xisF gene encoding fdxN element excision recombinase XisF → MKVLGYGRVSSEEQAIDNRALEKQLMRLRAAGANKIFYDVGKRTNDKRKGINQLIKYIESSNSGQIQTLIFTRLDRISASIVLFYQLVEVCKAKKIKLEALDDAIDLDSVGGEFSADVRVLIAKHEVKMLSLRVRKDLETRKKNKKPSYRPPFGFKVGGDNYDHYEFDTTPLVCLLDDLRELTAVDVAKMRVEAFFECGSIRSATKKMNNLFGVWRIQPRNAQPDRVNIVNEEDDINSRLWSRTGSATAGGLFLSSSGLSAWLTNPVIAGGTVIDKTAPGKKYSKPRHELNIHWGTHEGIISIEQRDKILSILAKNKHNRWATHDTEESKIFSGLVYCAHCGSKMTINGTQYLKKSQKNISYFQCLYYRNNGTCANKTMISSVELEKQVIKMLTTEAERLSIIGIGVVKLEEPLELITLKQQLAQLERIPGKNISIEKAIAQIKEDILLKIASLANIQTEWTISRDRIIKAFAKNEFWDSIDSYTDKKRLLSECVREIKVDGMKVSNIKYRHQT
- a CDS encoding D-2-hydroxyacid dehydrogenase, which codes for MKIILPVELADNIEPLLPSEITFVRVDSEGNFDGDPSGAEVYLNGFKLKNTTLHKVLAAAPTIRWQHTPSAGVNHILTPTFVSHDIILTNGSGVHAIPIAEFVLNFMLYHAKNVRQLEDLQANRQWLKWLELQELYNKTLLIIGTGNIGQEIALRAKAFGMRIWGSRRHPEPLPNFDKIVGANEWKALLTEVDYLVIATPLTPETKGLINAEILRLMRKSAYLINIARGAIVDENALLNALRQGWIAGAGLDTFEMEPLPTESPFWSLPNAFITPHCSALTPQLRSRIVKLFLDNLTSYQRGEKLRNIVDKNVGY
- a CDS encoding group II intron reverse transcriptase, with the translated sequence RISHTTIMDSLIAPNGIKSGIFRCLKAGVNPEFPSQGTPQGGVVSPLLANIALNGIENIHQSVRYADDMIIILKPKDDASKILENISEFLAKRGMKVSAKKTFVTAATDGFDFLGWHFKVHSNGKFRSIPSVDNFKKFRQKVKAIVNCSNYGAKVKAEKLAPIVRGWRNYHKFCKMDGSRFSLYHTESRAYKVFNKESKQNRHTSKKLLDKAFPAVPYSENKHVNVKGNKSPFDGDMAYWSERNSKIYDSNTSKALKRQNHTCGHCGLKCISEERVHLHHIDGNHNNSKVKNLIAVHESCHHYTHMGKRETP
- a CDS encoding reverse transcriptase N-terminal domain-containing protein, with amino-acid sequence MIRHSHEVSEFWKILPWKKFRRNLFRLQKRVFKAVREGNKRKSLSLQKLILKSTAARLLAIWQVSQLNAGKKTAGIDGKKSLTFKERFELEELLKASSSDWFHQKLRSIPIPKKDGSTRMLLIPTIADRAWQCLAKYALEPAHEALFHEKSYGFRPGRSAHDAQKVLFHNLRSSCNGINKRVIELDI
- a CDS encoding 4Fe-4S binding protein; this encodes MPFHEKSESRCIECNLCVKVCPTNVFDKVPNASPTIKRQSDCQTCFMCELYCPVDALYVVPQVEPLESVDEKSLKETGLLGSYRNNIGWGRFYRRQGWSAIR